Below is a window of Eretmochelys imbricata isolate rEreImb1 chromosome 22, rEreImb1.hap1, whole genome shotgun sequence DNA.
GGAATCCTAGGGAAAAGCAACGCATTGTATGTGCAGATTCAGAGGGAGCATCATGACTGAGTTCACCGGAGGCGATGTTTACCAGGCAGAATTTGATCCAAAGGCCTTCCTGGAATATTTTAAGTTTGGGGAAGACACCTGGAGAGATGACTTTCTTATCTTCATCCTGAAACAATACTGTAAAACCTTCACTTCAGGTATGGCATTTAGGTGGGATTTGGGACTCATCCCTGCTCATCTATCCCTGTCTGTGACATCAGAAACCAAGTTATTATCATGCCTCCCTTTGGCCTGGGTTGTGGTGAAGTATCCTGTAATATGCATTAGTTATTTGGTTTCCACAGTCACCCCTAGCCGATGTGCAACAAACATGCTATGGCAGTTCATCAAGTCTCACCTTGCTGCACAGGGGGGCTGAGGACCCTTCAGCTAGCGTTTCTAGATAAAAAGCCCATTAAATAGGCTAAATATTATTGTTCAGCCTTTGGAAGTACCACAGATTATCAGAAAGCTTTTCCCATCCTCCCCTTTCTGCAAGTTTCTATGCAGTACAGCCTTGGACTAACACTCAGGACACCTGAGTTCTGTTCTCAAGCCTGCCATTGACCTTCCCTTTGACCCcgggcaagtcacatcacctctctgtgcctcatttgtAAAAGAGGGATAATGACATGAGTGTTCTGGTCCAAAGCGCTTGGAGCTGTATAAATGTAAAGCACTAGACAGAAAAGttagttattattaattattatatagCAAATTTCCCTTTAGCCTTCTCCTGGGAGTGGAAATGAGGTCTTTTATCAATAGCTCTAAATGTGTTCAAAATCACCCCTGCAGTAAAATTATTGAATATACTTGCTTGCATCCCTTATTAGGAAGTAGATGTGATGCAAATTTTAATACTGTTTACAAAGCTGTTGGATTGCAAATGTCAGCTATAATGCATCGCATTGTACATTTTCTATTTCTAACAATTACTGTAACCCCATAGACACATCATGTAAGCCTGGGGATTGTCCTTAAGTAAAAAGTAACTTCTAAGTTTGGTATTGCatggctcaggggactggtaaTAGAATTAGAGCATCTTGCATGACAGAGAAactaaaactgaacaaaaatgtAAGTGCGACAAAAAGCACATACTACGGTATCAATCCACCATGGAAAGGGACTGAATGCAGGAGTCTAAACAGAAGAAAATTACTAACACCTGCTAATTGGAAACATAAATGTTCATCTTTGCTCTGTATCAATTCATTTATACATTGCAGAGGAGGAGTTTATGTGACGACACAAGGTGACGGTCAGTGGTGAATCAGGTCCATGGTATGAAGCCCTGTAACAGCTGAGTAAATAATCATTACTGTGAATAGCTCCGCCTGATGTACAATAGTATTCTTACAGCTACAAAAAGAGCACTCATTCCGTATACATCTTCCGGGCAGCGTCAACATTGTCGTCTTCTATACTGCTGCCTGGGTTAGTTTAGATATGCAGGAGAGTATCTGATGTTAATTTCCATGTCAAGAAGCATTGAGGACTTGCAGCCAAAGCTTGGTAACGCTGAAGTAACTAGGCGTTTggccattgccttcaatggaagCAAGATTTAGCTCTAGATGTATTAAAACTCAATCAACTAAGCTTAATTGAGATGAAGTTGCATTTAGTCTGGTTAAGATGCAATGAGCTCCAAGAATTCTGTATTCTGAACCAGGTGGGGTGAAAGGGGACACCCTGATTGATATTGGCAGCGGCCCCACTATCtaccagctcctctctgcctgcGAGTCCTTTAAGGAGATCATTGCTTCAGACTATACAGACCGGAACCACTGGGAACTGGAGAAATGGCTGAAGAATGAGCCAGGAGCGTTTGACTGGACTCCAGTGGTGGAATATGTGTGTGAGCTAGAGGGAAACAGGTACCGGGGCTGGAAAAAGCAGATTGCCTAAATCCCTTGTGTATTGCTTAGTTTGTCTATGTAGCAACATCTACTTATGCTGATCAGCAATATAATCAGTGGTGAATACAGGCAGAATTTCTGGGGAGAAAATAGAAACCTGGGGGAATGTGGTTTTTAGTCATGATAGAATCTGTATAGGATCCCCTGTGGTTCTCAGTATTAGAGACCTTGGAGACAGTTATCCACTGGTAAAGTGTTGTTGAAGTAAATTCACCTGTTTGCATATTTTCTTACAAAATCACAATTTAATCGGGGGTCCCCTGAAAAAGTAGCCAGAGTTCATGACCCTGTTAGCAAACTGGGATGAGTTCTGAGCAAAATGTGGTGGCTTTCTGGCATGTCTTAAAACTGACCCAGAGAAGAAGGAACTAAAGATAGTTAACACAAGGTCCTACAAATAGACATCATTCTAGCAAACAATGTTTTCCTCCTAATATTCACATCTATATCATAGAAAGACACTGAAATTGCAGATAACCCTTGGGAGTTCATCTTGTATTGTATATGTGTATATCTCTGTAGGGAGAAGAAGACTGAGAAAGAGACAAAATTAAGGAAAACCATCAAACAGGTTCTAAAATGTGATGTCCACAAAAGCAACCCCATGCATCCAATCATCTTGCCTCCAGCTGACTGTCTGATCTCATCACTGTGCTTGGAAGCTGCTTGCAAAGATCTGAACACTTACCGCAATGCTCTGAAGAACATCAGCTCCCTGTTAAAGCCAGGAGGGCACTTGGTGCTGAGTGGAGATTTGGGCTGCAGTTTCTTCATGGTTGGCCCCAAAAGGTTCTCGTGTTTGGTCCTGAGAGAGGAATTTCTGAGGGAAGTCCTCAGTGAAACTGGCTTCATCATTCAGGAGTTTGAGATTCTCTTCAGGGATGATAATTTCATTGATGACAGCTCTGATTTCTCTGGGATGTACTTCATTCTCGCTCGCAAAGAGGAAGCAATATAAATTCTTTGGGGAGTACGGGTAAAGCAAACCCTCCCCAAAGGAACAGAGCTTAATATTACTAATAAACATAACAATGAAATCAATGCAGTATTTTCTCCAGCAATGTTAAATACATTAACCCTTTGTTGTGAAATACACAATGCCCATGACAAATACAGGAGAATATAAGCAGCTAAATTGTTGCTGCAGGATGAACTCAACTGAGGAAATGCTTCTCTGCAGGATGAGTTCCAACAGACAATTTTGGtcgctattttttttttaaatttttgcaatttttgaataatttttatCCAAGTTCTGCTTGGTT
It encodes the following:
- the LOC144278394 gene encoding nicotinamide N-methyltransferase-like, producing MTEFTGGDVYQAEFDPKAFLEYFKFGEDTWRDDFLIFILKQYCKTFTSGGVKGDTLIDIGSGPTIYQLLSACESFKEIIASDYTDRNHWELEKWLKNEPGAFDWTPVVEYVCELEGNREKKTEKETKLRKTIKQVLKCDVHKSNPMHPIILPPADCLISSLCLEAACKDLNTYRNALKNISSLLKPGGHLVLSGDLGCSFFMVGPKRFSCLVLREEFLREVLSETGFIIQEFEILFRDDNFIDDSSDFSGMYFILARKEEAI